The genomic region TCGATCGAATTTACGATCAATGTAGTACCGGTTGGCGTATTTGAAAATGACGGTACATATACGCCTCGTAAGGTTCCCGATGTCACCCCTCCGTTTGAACTGGTGATGATATTATTGGAAACGTTAAGGTTTCGGGTATTACGCACTAAAACGCCGTTTACAGAACCCGATACGTTAGCATAACTTGAAAACGTTCCGGTTGTTCCGAAATTCGTAATGCTGTTTCCCGTTGCTGTTGTTCCTCCTCCGATATCCAGCCCCATATTATGGTCGGCAGCAGCCGAAGGTCCTACAACCAAAATTCCAATATTTACATTGCTGATGTCGTTGGTATAGACTTTTAAATTGTGATTCCCTCCGTTTGTTCCCGTAGCCGGATTGGAAGTGGTTACAGCTGTAGCCGAGTGTGTCGAGTTACTGTAAATTCCGAAAGTATTCTGATAGGTACGGTTTAAGCTGATGGTATTATTCTGAATAACATTATTTTGCGCTCCGTTTGTCGCAGAACCATAAAGTAAGGCGATTCCCCATTCGGTCATGTTGTTCGTACCGGCTGTTGTTGTGGTATTCGCCGGGTTTTCGGTCATGGTGAAACCCTGAATTACTACCCAGTCGGCTCCTACCAATTTAAAGATGGCATCGTTTAATGCTCCGGATGTTTGTGGCGTAGGTGCCATAATCGTACTGGTGCTTCCTGAAATGGTAATTACATTTGTCGAACTTCCTTCGGCTGTAATTACATATCCTCCTGCCGGAGCAGTTTCATTTCCGGTTAACGTAATGGCCACCGGGCTTGTAATTGTCGCTCCATTTAATGCCGTTATAGCCGCTGCTAATGACGGATAGGTAGGATTAAGTCCCGAGCCCCCGTTTGTAGTAACCTGTGCATGGCCTACAAACGCAGCTAAAAACAAAAAGAACATTAAACAGGCCTGCTGTCGAATGTTCTTAAGCCGTAAATAATTACGATTTCCTTTTTGATTAAACAATGAATCGGATTCATTGCCTAATGAATAGTATTTTTTATTCATACAAAATAATTTAGTAGGTTAAATTACTAAATTTTTAAACATCTTCTAATAACATTAACATTACACAAAGCATATCACAAATAATATTTATTATTTTTAATTTTTCACAATTAGTTTAAAAAAAATATTCTTTTTGTGACTACATTCTGATAAAAAGAGGATAATACCTGATCTTTTAAAAATAAAACTCTTAAAAAACAATGCATTTTGTAATAAAAAAACACCTGTCAGGTTTTAAAAACCTGACAGGTGTATCAAAAAAAAAAGCCTCTCAAAACTGAGAGGCTTTCTATTATGCCTGACCTGTTGGTCCGAAATTTAATGGTATAGAAGGCATTTCTGCTTCTTTTATTTCACCGTGAGCGGCTTCAAACCGATTGATATTTTCGGCTAAAGCCCCCAATAAACGCTTGGCATGTTGTGGCGTTAGTATAATTCTGGATTTTACTTTCGCTTTTGGCACACCTGGCATGATATTGATATAATCAATTACAAATTCGGTATTCGAGTGGTTGATGATCGCCAGGT from Flavobacterium sp. WV_118_3 harbors:
- a CDS encoding DUF3467 domain-containing protein — encoded protein: MSENKQQGQINIELDEQTADGIYSNLAIINHSNTEFVIDYINIMPGVPKAKVKSRIILTPQHAKRLLGALAENINRFEAAHGEIKEAEMPSIPLNFGPTGQA